The region GGGGCAACATGGGGCAATATGTCGCGGTCGCCTTCTTCGCGCTCTATCTTGGGGTCGAGGGCTGGCGCCACGCGCGGCTCGATTATCCCACGCTGTCCGATGAGGCGCACGCCCCGCCTCCACCCGAGGCGCGGGACTGGCGCGCGCTGGGCGAAGAGGTCGCGCGCCGGATGCGCGCGGAGGGCTGGGCGCGCGATCCGCAGCTCTCGCTCGACCGGCTGGCGCGCCACATGGGCCTCAACCGCGCCTACCTCTCACGCGCGCTCAACGAGGGGCTGGGCACCGGCTTCTCCGCCTTCGTCAACGGCCTGCGGAGCGAGGAGGTCGCGCGCGCGCTCGAGGCGGGGAGCGAGGCGACGCTGCTCGACCTCGCGCTGGAGGCGGGCTTTGCCTCCAAGGCGACCTTCAACCGCGCCTTCGTGCAGCGCTACGGCATGTCGCCCTCGGCCTACAGGGCGCGGCTCGGATCGTAAAAAGCCGCGGCGATTGACGCTTTGCAGCGCATCGCACGGCGTGTCGCGCCATGCCTGCCGCTTCCCACACGAGAGGAGCGGACATGGATCGACGGATGTTTCTGGGGGCAAGCGGCGCGCTGGCCGCGTGCGCAGCGCTGCCATTGCGCGCCGGGGTAAGCTCCAGTCTTGCGATAGATATGGACGTGGTCCGCGCGGCCATCTCGATCCATCCGGGAGCGCGGCGCTACCTGAGCGAGGCGCAGCTGGCCGACGCGCTCGACGAGCTGGAGCGCACCTATCTTCGCGCCGGGAGCCTTCCCGCGCGCTTCCTCGCCCTCTCTGCCTTCCTCGCGAAGCTGAAATGCGGGCACACGCACTGCAATTTCTATAACCAGGGCGACGCCGTCGCGAAGGATCTGTTCGACCTGCGCACCCGGCTGCCCTTCCTGTTCCGCTGGATCGACGGACAGATGGTCGTCACCCGCGACCTGTCGGGAAGCGGCCGCCTGCCGCCGGGCACGATCGTCACCGCGATCGACGGGCGCGCGCCCGCCGCGATCCTCGCCGCGCTGCTGCCGCTGGCGCGCGCCGATGGCGGCAACGACGCCAAGCGGGTCGCGCAGATGGAGGTGACCGGGGGCGAGCGCTTTCCCGCCTTCGACATCTTCCAGGGCCTGCTGTTCCCGCCGCAGGACGGAGCCTTCTCCATCGCCTTCACGCCACCCGGCAGCGCGCCCGCGACCGCGCGCCTGCCCGCGCTCTCGCCCGAGGAACGGCTCGCCGCCGCGCCGCCCCTGCCCGACGACGGCACCCCGCTATGGTCGCTGGCGCAGTGCGAGGACGGGATCGCGGTGCTGACCAAGCCGACCTGGGTGGTCTATCGCAGCGGGTGGGACTGGCAGGCGTGGCTCGCCGAGCGCGCGCCCGCGCTCTACGCCGCGCGCGGGCTGGTGATCGATATTCGCGGCAACGAGGGCGGGCTGAGCTGCGGCGACCCGATCCTCGCGCGGCTGGCGGGCGAGGACATCGTGCTCGACGAGTATCGCCAGCAGGTGCGCTTCCGCACGCTCCCCGCCGAGCTCGATCCCTACGCCGTCACGCCGGTCCCGTCCTTCCGCACGCTGGGCGTCGGGGCGGTCCCGCTCGGCGACGGGTTCTTCGGGCAGGACCCTGCGACGACGCCGGTGCCGCGCATCGCCGCGGCAAGCCCCCGCCTGACCACGCCCACCGCGATCCTCGTCGATGCGAGCAACAGCTCGGCGACCTTCCTTTTCGCCCTGCGCGCGAAAGAGCATGGGCTCGCCACGCTGGTCGGCTCGCAAACAGGCGGCAACCGCAGGGGGATCAACGCGGGCGCGGTCGCCTTCGTCACGCTGCCCGGCAGCGGGATCGAGTTCGACCTGCCGCTGGTCGGCTACTACCCCGCCTCGCCCCAGCCCGATCGCGGCGTGCTGCCCGATATCGCGGTGGCGACGAGCGCGGCGGACATTGCCGC is a window of Alteriqipengyuania lutimaris DNA encoding:
- a CDS encoding S41 family peptidase; amino-acid sequence: MDRRMFLGASGALAACAALPLRAGVSSSLAIDMDVVRAAISIHPGARRYLSEAQLADALDELERTYLRAGSLPARFLALSAFLAKLKCGHTHCNFYNQGDAVAKDLFDLRTRLPFLFRWIDGQMVVTRDLSGSGRLPPGTIVTAIDGRAPAAILAALLPLARADGGNDAKRVAQMEVTGGERFPAFDIFQGLLFPPQDGAFSIAFTPPGSAPATARLPALSPEERLAAAPPLPDDGTPLWSLAQCEDGIAVLTKPTWVVYRSGWDWQAWLAERAPALYAARGLVIDIRGNEGGLSCGDPILARLAGEDIVLDEYRQQVRFRTLPAELDPYAVTPVPSFRTLGVGAVPLGDGFFGQDPATTPVPRIAAASPRLTTPTAILVDASNSSATFLFALRAKEHGLATLVGSQTGGNRRGINAGAVAFVTLPGSGIEFDLPLVGYYPASPQPDRGVLPDIAVATSAADIAAGRDPQIEAALAHLR